A genomic segment from Malus domestica chromosome 05, GDT2T_hap1 encodes:
- the LOC103435160 gene encoding DEAD-box ATP-dependent RNA helicase 1 codes for MKMGAEEEDNQKSIPVLPWMRSPIDVSAVHECPLSLLPCIDPRLKVSLEKMGISSLFPVQLAVWQETVGPGGFERDLCVNSPTGSGKTLAYALPIVQMLSTRSVKCLRALVVLPTRDLALQVKEVFAAIAPAVGLSVGLAVGQSSIADEISELINRPKLELGVRFDPDDVFPELRSSVDILVATPGRLMDHINNTKGFTLEHLCYLVVDETDRLLREAYQSWLPTVLQITRPDDESFLPCAQNFLPSPFGSLKTIRRSGLERGFKGKSYPRLVKMVLSATLTQDPSKLAQLDLHHPLFLTTGQKRYQLPEKLQSYKLLCESKYKPLYLVGLLQSLGAEKCLIFTSSVESTHRLCTLLNSFDHLPFKIKEYSSLQRQSIRSKTLKAFRKGEIQVLVSSDAMTRGMDVEGVRNVINYDMPPYIKTYIHRAGRTARAGQNGCCFTLLRKEEVKRFNKLLRKAENNSCSKYSVPSSYIEPLHSIYESALEKLKETVEMETSRKRKR; via the exons ATGAAAATGGGCGCCGAAGAAGAAGATAATCAGAAGAGCATACCAGTTCTGCCATGGATGCGAAGCCCAATCGATGTCAGTGCCGTCCACGaatgccctctctctctcctcccctgCATTGATCCCAG GTTGAAGGTGTCGTTGGAGAAGATGGGGATCTCTTCACTTTTCCCAGTTCAGCTTGCTGTTTGGCAGGAGACTGTTGGCCCGGGAGGTTTCGAGCGCGATTTGTGTGTTAATTCTCCAACTGGAAGTGGGAAGACTTTAGCTTATGCATTGCCAATTGTACAAATGCTGTCGACTCGCTCTGTGAAATGTCTTCGTGCGCTCGTGGTGCTGCCGACTCGGGATTTAGCATTGCAG GTGAAAGAGGTTTTTGCTGCAATTGCACCTGCAGTGGGGTTATCTGTTGGTCTTGCAGTTGGCCAATCTTCTATCGCTGATGAAATTTCAGAGCTTATCAATAGGCCTAAGCTTGAGCTGGGTGTTAGATTTGACCCTGACGATGTTTTTCCCGAGTTACGAAGTTCTGTGGACATATTGGTGGCTACCCCAGGAAGGCTAATGGACCATATAAATAACACTAAAGGATTTACACTTGAGCATCTCTGTTATCTT GTTGTTGATGAAACAGATCGATTGCTAAGGGAGGCATACCAGTCTTGGCTACCCACTGTGCTTCAAATCACTCGCCCTGACGATGAAAGTTTCCTTCCCTGTGCTCAAAATTTTCTACCTTCCCCATTTGGTTCCTTAAAAACCATAAGGAGATC TGGTCTTGAGAGGGGGTTTAAGGGTAAATCTTACCCCAGGCTTGTGAAGATGGTTCTGTCAGCCACGCTAACCCAGGATCCAAGCAAACTTGCTCAGCTAGATCTGCATCATCCTTTGTTCTTGACAACTGGACAAAAGCGTTATCAGCTTCCAGAAAAGTTACAGTCCTACAAGCTG TTATGCGAATCAAAATACAAGCCATTATATTTGGTTGGACTCCTGCAAAGTTTAGGAGCAGAGAAGTGCCTCATTTTCACATCCTCTGTGGAGTCAACTCATCGTCTATGCACCttattgaactcttttgatCATCTGCCTTTCAAGATTAAGGAGTATTCAAGCCTTCAACGTCAATCTATTCGAAG CAAGACATTGAAGGCATTTCGGAAAGGGGAGATTCAAGTACTCGTTTCATCTGATGCAATGACTCGTGGAATGGATGTTGAAGGGGTGAGGAATGTCATTAATTATGATATGCCTCCATACATAAAGACATACATACACCGTGCAGGTCGGACAGCAAGAGCAGGCCAAAATGGTTGTTGCTTCACACTGTTGCGTAAGGAAGAG GTTAAGCGTTTCAACAAGCTATTACGCAAAGCTGAGAATAACTCTTGCTCTAAATACTCTGTTCCTTCTAGTTACATTGAACCACTCCACTCTATCTATGAATCCG CACTGGAGAAATTGAAAGAGACTGTTGAAATGGAAACATCCCGGAAGAGAAAGCGgtga